In Schlegelella aquatica, one DNA window encodes the following:
- a CDS encoding PAS domain S-box protein, translating into MSTAAPDAVAKRTDLLRELRILDTSPEPCFDSAVALAQQLTGFPLAWLALVDGERMWLKASVGLRRQELPCAGGWCTPVLASPGPLAVESLRAYDVTPHTAVIWEAEGVDGYAAVPIRVEGRALGLLAVADHVPRLAPAAALAGLEHVARLVGELLEGRLKAQRSRLQEARVRTASRAGSDWLWETDAEGRVTWASETIETHIGLRPQEEIGRKPSEILLRREDPEHDASWQAYLAARARREPFHNLVADRITPRGRVTVSISGIPVFDSAGRFRGYRGATRIITHELEAQARARHAQQLLQHAIESMSASVAITDERGLVVHANRTWRDRNGRYLDPANPSWEAALRRMVEAGEFPDAVGREAEFLAQWAAAEHQATPREVRRRDQWLLVTSQRLEHGGAIHVGVDITARKQSELELAYRQAELRASEARMAAVLQALPDLWFVMDAQGRYLRGGDTARHLLAAPFEQVMGRSVHEVLPSDTAQRIEAALRAALDTGAVQRVEYELTPMGSERVRTFEGRFVRMTHDQVLLIVRDLTELRSMERDLHIMLRAIEAEASLPISVVDAEAPDQPVVYVNPAFERLTGYSREEVLGRNCRILQGLDRDQGALEPLRAALREGRSTTVVLRNYRKDGTRFINEVHVAPVHAADGRITHFIGVQTDITERSVAADRLRLSEELYRSVALSISDGLMVVTTGSYVVAVNPAACRILDMAMEDLVMSPGLELLDESLEPLPAEDHPVTRTLESGEPTTERVYGVKLSDGRVRWLHLGVQPLRIAPHDRPLSAVVTFRDITRQREAEQALAVSEQRWKFALEGSGNGVWDWDVASDRVFYSTRWKEILGYLDHELGSSVEVWSSRVHPDDRAAVLERLQAHLRGESAVYQSEHRIRHREGHHLWVSERGKAVLRDTDGRALRIVGTLADITPQKEAEQALRDKQAAELASRSKTEFLSRMSHEMRTPLNAMIGFSQLLKLGARGPGAEQVRDYADHMLQAGQHLLALINDVLDLQRVEAGQLPMTPGAVSLRHSLTQVIDLLKPAAESALVHFRLEVPAAVHVWADAQRLRQVLINIVSNAVKYNRPGGDVTLTLERPREDPARGERVVLRVEDNGEGLDAGQLARLFQPFERLGRETSSIEGTGLGLVIAKRLLQEMEGSIAVTSTPGQGTQVRIELPAASAQTQLEPPARPSGEVVAELGAPRPLRMLYVEDNPINALLFEEAMKLAGHVELRIAEDGPRALEIVREWLPDILVLDAHLPGMDGIQVLKALRNHEGLAEAPAFMCSADAMPEDIQRALDAGFQGYWTKPIEVSRVLAEVRRIAARSSLPQSSL; encoded by the coding sequence ATGTCCACCGCCGCCCCTGACGCAGTCGCCAAACGCACGGATCTGTTGCGCGAGTTGCGCATCCTGGACACGTCCCCCGAGCCTTGCTTCGACTCGGCCGTGGCACTGGCGCAGCAGCTCACGGGCTTCCCGCTCGCGTGGCTCGCCCTCGTCGACGGCGAGCGCATGTGGTTGAAGGCCAGCGTCGGGTTGCGTCGGCAGGAGCTGCCGTGCGCGGGTGGCTGGTGCACGCCGGTGCTCGCATCCCCGGGCCCGCTCGCCGTGGAGTCGCTGCGGGCGTACGACGTCACGCCGCACACCGCCGTGATCTGGGAAGCCGAAGGGGTGGACGGCTACGCCGCGGTACCGATCCGCGTGGAGGGACGGGCCCTCGGCCTCCTCGCCGTCGCCGATCATGTGCCCCGGCTGGCGCCCGCGGCCGCACTGGCCGGCCTCGAGCACGTGGCCCGACTGGTCGGCGAGCTGTTGGAAGGCCGGCTCAAGGCACAGCGTTCTCGGCTGCAGGAAGCGCGCGTGCGCACGGCCAGCCGTGCAGGCAGCGACTGGCTGTGGGAGACCGACGCCGAAGGCCGCGTCACGTGGGCGTCGGAGACGATCGAAACCCACATCGGTCTGCGGCCCCAGGAGGAAATCGGCCGCAAGCCCTCCGAGATTCTCCTGCGCCGCGAAGACCCCGAGCACGATGCGTCTTGGCAGGCCTACCTGGCCGCGAGGGCCCGACGCGAACCTTTTCACAACCTCGTCGCCGACCGCATCACGCCTCGCGGACGGGTGACGGTGTCGATCAGCGGCATCCCGGTCTTCGACTCCGCAGGCCGCTTCCGGGGCTATCGGGGCGCCACGCGCATCATCACGCACGAACTGGAGGCCCAGGCGCGTGCGCGTCATGCGCAGCAACTGCTGCAGCACGCGATCGAGAGCATGAGCGCGTCGGTGGCGATCACCGATGAGCGGGGCCTGGTCGTCCATGCGAACCGCACCTGGCGGGATCGCAACGGCCGCTACCTGGATCCGGCAAACCCCTCCTGGGAAGCCGCGCTGCGCCGCATGGTGGAGGCCGGCGAGTTCCCCGACGCGGTGGGACGCGAAGCGGAGTTTCTCGCCCAGTGGGCCGCCGCCGAGCACCAGGCGACGCCGCGCGAAGTCCGCCGACGCGACCAATGGCTGCTGGTCACCTCGCAACGCCTCGAGCATGGCGGGGCGATCCATGTGGGCGTCGACATCACGGCCCGCAAGCAGTCCGAGCTCGAACTCGCGTACCGGCAGGCGGAGTTGCGTGCCTCCGAGGCGCGCATGGCCGCCGTCTTGCAAGCCTTGCCCGACCTGTGGTTCGTGATGGATGCGCAGGGCCGGTACCTGCGTGGCGGCGACACGGCGCGGCACCTGCTTGCCGCACCGTTCGAGCAGGTGATGGGCCGCTCGGTGCACGAAGTCCTTCCCTCGGACACGGCGCAGCGCATCGAGGCTGCGTTGCGCGCGGCGCTGGACACCGGCGCCGTGCAGCGCGTCGAGTACGAACTCACGCCGATGGGCTCGGAGCGCGTGCGCACGTTCGAAGGCCGGTTCGTGCGCATGACCCACGACCAGGTGCTGCTCATCGTGCGCGACCTGACCGAGCTGCGCAGCATGGAGCGCGACCTGCACATCATGCTGCGTGCGATCGAGGCGGAAGCCTCGTTGCCCATCTCGGTGGTGGACGCCGAGGCGCCCGATCAGCCGGTCGTCTACGTCAATCCCGCCTTCGAGCGCCTGACCGGCTACAGCCGCGAAGAGGTGCTGGGCCGCAACTGCCGCATTCTGCAGGGACTGGACCGCGATCAGGGCGCCCTGGAACCCTTGCGGGCTGCCTTGCGGGAGGGGCGATCCACCACCGTGGTGCTGCGAAACTACCGCAAGGACGGCACCCGCTTCATCAACGAGGTGCACGTCGCGCCGGTCCATGCGGCCGACGGTCGCATCACGCACTTCATCGGCGTGCAGACGGACATCACCGAGCGCAGCGTGGCGGCCGATCGCCTGCGGCTGAGCGAGGAGCTGTACCGCTCGGTGGCGCTGTCGATCAGCGACGGACTCATGGTCGTCACCACCGGTTCGTACGTGGTCGCCGTGAACCCGGCGGCCTGCCGCATCCTCGACATGGCGATGGAAGATCTCGTCATGTCGCCCGGCCTGGAGTTGTTGGACGAATCGCTGGAGCCGTTGCCGGCCGAGGACCATCCGGTGACCCGCACGTTGGAAAGCGGCGAGCCGACGACCGAGCGGGTCTATGGCGTGAAGCTGTCCGACGGACGCGTGCGGTGGCTGCACCTGGGCGTGCAACCGCTGCGCATCGCGCCGCACGACAGGCCGCTGTCGGCCGTGGTGACCTTCCGCGACATCACCCGGCAGCGCGAGGCCGAACAGGCTCTTGCCGTGAGCGAGCAGCGCTGGAAGTTCGCGCTGGAGGGCAGCGGCAACGGGGTGTGGGACTGGGACGTCGCGTCCGATCGCGTCTTCTACTCGACCCGCTGGAAGGAGATCCTCGGCTACCTGGATCATGAACTGGGCAGCTCCGTGGAGGTGTGGTCCTCCCGCGTCCACCCCGACGACCGGGCGGCGGTGCTCGAGCGTCTGCAGGCCCACCTGCGTGGGGAATCGGCGGTCTACCAGTCCGAGCACCGCATCCGTCACCGGGAGGGCCACCATCTCTGGGTGTCCGAGCGCGGCAAGGCCGTGCTGCGCGACACCGACGGACGTGCCTTGCGCATCGTCGGCACTCTGGCCGACATCACCCCGCAGAAGGAAGCCGAGCAGGCGCTGCGGGACAAGCAGGCCGCGGAGCTCGCGAGCCGGTCGAAGACCGAGTTCCTCTCGCGGATGAGCCACGAGATGCGCACGCCGCTCAATGCGATGATCGGCTTTTCTCAGTTGCTCAAGCTCGGTGCGCGTGGCCCCGGCGCCGAGCAGGTGCGCGACTACGCCGACCACATGCTGCAAGCCGGCCAGCACCTGCTCGCGCTCATCAACGATGTGCTGGACCTGCAGCGCGTGGAGGCGGGGCAATTGCCGATGACGCCCGGGGCCGTGAGTCTGCGTCACTCGCTGACGCAGGTCATCGACCTGCTCAAGCCCGCCGCAGAGTCGGCCCTGGTGCATTTCCGCCTGGAGGTGCCGGCCGCGGTTCACGTTTGGGCCGATGCACAGCGGCTGCGGCAGGTGCTGATCAACATCGTGTCCAACGCCGTGAAGTACAACCGGCCGGGCGGCGATGTGACGCTCACGCTCGAGCGGCCTCGCGAGGACCCGGCTCGCGGCGAGCGCGTGGTGCTGCGCGTGGAGGACAACGGCGAGGGACTCGACGCGGGGCAGCTCGCACGGCTGTTCCAGCCGTTCGAGCGGCTCGGCCGCGAGACGTCCTCGATCGAGGGCACCGGCCTCGGACTCGTCATCGCCAAGCGCCTGCTCCAGGAAATGGAAGGATCTATTGCCGTGACCAGCACGCCCGGACAGGGCACGCAAGTGCGCATCGAATTGCCGGCAGCCAGCGCCCAGACCCAGCTCGAGCCTCCCGCCCGGCCGAGCGGCGAGGTCGTGGCCGAGCTCGGCGCTCCCCGGCCCCTGAGGATGTTGTACGTGGAGGACAACCCGATCAACGCCCTGCTCTTCGAGGAGGCGATGAAGCTGGCCGGCCACGTGGAACTGCGCATCGCCGAGGACGGGCCGCGCGCCCTCGAGATCGTGCGCGAGTGGTTGCCCGACATCCTGGTGCTCGACGCGCACTTGCCGGGCATGGATGGCATCCAGGTGCTCAAGGCCTTGCGCAACCACGAGGGTCTGGCCGAGGCACCGGCGTTCATGTGCTCGGCCGACGCCATGCCCGAAGACATCCAGCGAGCCCTCGATGCCGGCTTCCAGGGCTATTGGACGAAGCCGATCGAAGTCTCGCGCGTGCTGGCCGAAGTGCGCCGCATCGCCGCGCGCAGCTCGCTGCCGCAATCCTCTCTTTGA
- the hemH gene encoding ferrochelatase, with protein sequence MSFRPEPPYRHADPARTGVLLCNLGTPDAPTAPALRRYLAEFLGDPRVVEIPRAVWWPILHGIILRTRPARSAAKYASIWTPEGSPLRVWTQKQAKMLQGYLGERGHQVLVHHAMRYGQPSLAQGLDALKAQGATRVLVLPLYPQYSGTTTASVVDAVAAWSRGVRRLPELRFVMRFHDHPLYIEALARRVLAHWATRGRPDKLLLSFHGVPKRTLTLGDPYHCECHKTARLLAERLGIGPDRCIVTFQSRFGRAEWLQPYTEPTLRELARRGVARVDVMCPGFVSDCIETLEEIAIEARDAFLESGGREFHYIPCLNDQHEWLVALTAIVEQHLAGWPTRQTDDDEQCARRRERARALGATD encoded by the coding sequence ATGAGCTTCCGCCCCGAACCGCCGTACCGCCACGCAGACCCCGCACGCACCGGGGTGCTGCTGTGCAACCTCGGCACGCCCGACGCGCCCACGGCGCCCGCGTTGCGCCGCTATCTGGCGGAGTTCCTCGGCGATCCCCGGGTCGTGGAGATCCCGCGTGCGGTGTGGTGGCCGATCCTGCACGGGATCATCCTGCGCACGCGGCCGGCCCGCTCGGCCGCGAAGTACGCCAGCATCTGGACCCCCGAAGGTTCACCCCTTCGCGTCTGGACGCAGAAGCAGGCCAAGATGCTGCAAGGCTATCTCGGCGAGCGCGGTCACCAGGTGCTGGTGCACCATGCGATGCGCTATGGCCAGCCATCGCTCGCGCAGGGGCTCGATGCACTCAAAGCGCAAGGCGCGACGCGTGTGCTCGTGCTGCCGCTCTACCCGCAGTACTCCGGCACCACCACCGCCAGCGTCGTCGACGCGGTCGCCGCCTGGAGCCGTGGCGTGCGCCGTCTGCCCGAGCTGCGCTTCGTGATGCGATTCCACGACCACCCGCTCTACATCGAAGCCCTCGCCCGGCGCGTCCTGGCACACTGGGCGACGCGCGGACGCCCGGACAAGCTGCTGCTCAGCTTCCACGGCGTGCCCAAGCGGACGCTGACCCTGGGCGACCCCTACCACTGCGAGTGCCACAAGACGGCCCGCTTGCTCGCCGAGCGGCTCGGCATCGGGCCGGACCGCTGCATCGTCACCTTCCAAAGCCGGTTCGGCCGAGCCGAATGGCTGCAACCCTACACCGAGCCCACGCTGCGCGAGCTGGCCCGCCGGGGCGTGGCGCGGGTCGACGTCATGTGTCCGGGCTTCGTCAGCGACTGCATCGAGACCCTCGAGGAGATCGCCATCGAGGCGCGCGACGCCTTCCTCGAGTCCGGCGGCCGGGAGTTCCATTACATCCCCTGCCTGAACGACCAGCACGAATGGCTCGTCGCTCTCACCGCCATCGTGGAGCAGCACCTGGCGGGATGGCCCACGCGCCAGACCGATGACGACGAGCAATGCGCGCGCCGGCGCGAACGCGCACGGGCGCTGGGAGCGACCGACTAG
- a CDS encoding tripartite tricarboxylate transporter permease — MELWQQLLHGFATAATPINLVWAFVGCLIGTAVGVLPGIGPALAVAMLLPITTHVEATASMIMFAGIYYGAMYGGSTTSILLNTPGETGTMVTAMEGNLMAKHGRAGAALATAALGSFVAGTVATALVTLFAPGIAEYALRFGPPEYFALMMLAFVTVSAVLGQSTLRGLTSLFLGLALGLVGIDQITGSARYTLGVPELVDGIEVVLVAVGLFAVGEAMYGVLYEGRPSETRNRMSSIWMTRSDWRRSIPAWLRGTGLGFPFGTIPAGGTEIPTFLSYALEKRLSRHKEEFGTVGAIEGVAGPEAANNATVTAAMVPLLTLGIPTSTTAAIILSAFQNYGIQPGPTLFQTSATLVWALIASLYIGNVMLLVLNLPLVGLWVKLLNIPRPQLYAGILVFAALGVYGMRQSAFDLFLLFAIGLLGLAMRRFDFPTAPVIVGMILGPMAEAQMRNALSIGEGRWSVFFERPLAATILVVCLVVLVLPRVLRGRARSALQAAG, encoded by the coding sequence ATGGAACTCTGGCAACAACTGCTGCATGGCTTCGCCACGGCGGCCACGCCGATCAATCTGGTCTGGGCCTTCGTGGGCTGCCTGATCGGCACCGCCGTGGGGGTGCTGCCTGGCATCGGACCGGCCTTGGCGGTGGCGATGCTGCTGCCCATCACGACCCATGTGGAGGCCACCGCCTCCATGATCATGTTCGCCGGCATCTACTACGGTGCCATGTACGGGGGCTCGACCACCTCGATCCTGCTCAACACCCCCGGAGAGACCGGCACGATGGTGACCGCGATGGAGGGCAACCTGATGGCCAAGCACGGTCGCGCAGGGGCCGCATTGGCCACCGCGGCCCTGGGCTCCTTCGTCGCGGGTACCGTCGCCACCGCCCTGGTGACGCTGTTTGCGCCAGGTATCGCCGAGTACGCGCTGCGGTTCGGCCCTCCCGAGTACTTCGCGCTGATGATGTTGGCTTTCGTGACCGTCTCTGCGGTGCTGGGGCAAAGCACGCTCCGGGGTTTGACGAGCCTCTTTCTCGGGCTGGCCCTCGGGCTCGTGGGCATCGACCAGATCACGGGCAGTGCGCGCTATACGCTGGGTGTGCCGGAACTGGTGGACGGCATCGAGGTCGTGCTCGTGGCCGTCGGCCTGTTCGCCGTGGGCGAGGCCATGTACGGCGTGCTCTACGAGGGGCGCCCGAGCGAGACGCGCAACCGCATGTCCAGCATCTGGATGACCCGCAGCGACTGGCGCCGTTCGATCCCGGCGTGGTTGCGCGGTACCGGGCTCGGGTTTCCCTTCGGGACCATCCCCGCGGGCGGCACGGAGATCCCCACCTTCCTGTCCTACGCCTTGGAGAAGCGGCTGTCGCGCCACAAGGAGGAGTTCGGCACGGTGGGGGCGATCGAGGGCGTGGCGGGCCCCGAGGCGGCGAACAACGCGACCGTCACGGCGGCGATGGTGCCTCTGCTCACGCTCGGCATTCCGACGTCCACGACCGCTGCGATCATCCTGTCGGCCTTCCAGAATTACGGCATCCAGCCCGGGCCGACGCTGTTCCAGACGTCCGCCACGCTCGTGTGGGCGCTGATCGCCTCGCTCTACATCGGCAATGTCATGCTGCTCGTGCTCAACCTGCCGTTGGTCGGCCTGTGGGTGAAGCTGCTGAACATTCCGCGGCCCCAGTTGTACGCGGGCATCCTGGTCTTTGCCGCGCTCGGGGTGTACGGGATGCGGCAGTCGGCGTTCGATCTGTTCTTGCTCTTCGCCATAGGGCTCCTGGGCCTGGCCATGCGGCGCTTCGACTTTCCCACGGCGCCCGTGATCGTGGGGATGATCCTGGGCCCCATGGCGGAAGCGCAGATGCGCAACGCGCTGTCCATCGGCGAAGGGCGCTGGTCCGTGTTCTTCGAGCGTCCGCTGGCGGCGACCATCCTCGTCGTGTGCCTCGTGGTGCTGGTGCTGCCGCGCGTGCTGCGCGGACGCGCCCGCTCCGCGCTGCAGGCGGCGGGCTGA
- a CDS encoding tripartite tricarboxylate transporter TctB family protein, whose amino-acid sequence MKDRRQWGVGAGVLVLAAVLALGALDIPSAAGYAGVGPNFLPWVVAGGLAVCGVLLLREAFAAARAGAQAPTPPGPVCWRGLGWVSAGLLLNALLVTRLGFVLGCTVLFVCAARGFRLARGGGAPARTVALDTLVGVSLSAPAYWIFTKALGLTLPGLTATGWI is encoded by the coding sequence ATGAAGGATCGCCGCCAGTGGGGTGTGGGCGCCGGGGTGCTGGTGCTTGCCGCCGTGCTTGCGCTCGGAGCCCTCGACATCCCCTCGGCCGCCGGCTATGCCGGGGTGGGGCCGAACTTTCTGCCCTGGGTGGTCGCGGGCGGCCTCGCCGTGTGCGGGGTCCTCCTTCTGCGGGAGGCCTTCGCCGCCGCACGTGCAGGAGCGCAGGCCCCGACCCCGCCCGGGCCCGTGTGCTGGCGCGGACTGGGCTGGGTGTCAGCCGGGCTGCTGCTCAACGCCTTGCTGGTGACGCGGCTGGGCTTCGTGCTGGGCTGCACGGTGCTGTTCGTGTGCGCCGCGCGGGGCTTTCGGTTGGCCCGAGGCGGCGGGGCCCCCGCACGCACCGTGGCGCTCGACACCCTCGTGGGCGTGTCGCTTTCGGCTCCCGCTTATTGGATCTTCACGAAGGCCCTGGGCCTCACCCTGCCGGGGCTCACCGCCACCGGCTGGATCTGA
- a CDS encoding Bug family tripartite tricarboxylate transporter substrate binding protein, which produces MRRIFLRHLMGAAVALTGAFALTVPAAQAQENFKIMIGANPGGGYDQTGRGIGRALQEAGVAGSITYENKGGAGGTIGLAQFVNASKGDPNALVVVGAVMVGAIVQNKPPITLAQATPIARLLAEYNVFVVPASSPFKTMKDVVEQMKKDPASVKWGGGSKGSVDHVSVAMIAREVGVDVAKINYVPFKGGGEATAAILGGHVTVGTSGYAEMEEFIKTGKLRALAVTAPNRLRGSQVPTLIEQGLNVSIGNWRGVYGAPGITPEQQRKLTDAVVKATKTKAWSETLVANNWTPALLTGDEFAKFVDEEHARLRALMVKLGML; this is translated from the coding sequence ATGCGTCGCATTTTCCTTCGCCATCTGATGGGGGCCGCCGTGGCCTTGACGGGGGCGTTCGCGCTGACCGTGCCTGCCGCACAGGCCCAGGAGAACTTCAAGATCATGATCGGTGCCAACCCCGGTGGCGGCTACGATCAAACGGGCCGGGGCATCGGTCGCGCGCTGCAGGAGGCCGGCGTGGCGGGCTCGATCACGTACGAGAACAAGGGTGGGGCCGGGGGCACCATCGGCCTGGCCCAGTTCGTCAATGCCAGCAAAGGCGACCCCAATGCTCTGGTGGTCGTGGGCGCCGTGATGGTGGGCGCCATCGTGCAGAACAAGCCCCCGATCACGCTCGCGCAAGCCACGCCCATCGCCCGCTTGCTGGCGGAATACAACGTCTTCGTCGTGCCGGCCAGTTCCCCCTTCAAGACGATGAAGGACGTGGTCGAGCAGATGAAGAAGGACCCGGCGAGCGTGAAATGGGGCGGCGGCTCCAAGGGCTCGGTGGACCATGTGAGCGTGGCCATGATCGCGCGCGAGGTGGGTGTGGACGTCGCCAAGATCAACTACGTGCCCTTCAAGGGAGGTGGTGAGGCGACGGCGGCCATCCTCGGCGGCCACGTGACGGTGGGCACGAGCGGCTATGCCGAGATGGAGGAATTCATCAAGACGGGCAAGCTGCGCGCGTTGGCGGTGACCGCACCGAACCGGCTGCGCGGCAGTCAGGTGCCCACGCTCATCGAGCAGGGCCTCAACGTCTCGATCGGCAATTGGCGGGGCGTGTACGGTGCCCCCGGCATCACGCCGGAACAGCAACGCAAGCTCACCGACGCGGTGGTAAAGGCGACGAAGACCAAGGCCTGGAGCGAGACCCTGGTGGCCAACAACTGGACGCCGGCGCTGCTGACGGGTGACGAGTTCGCCAAGTTCGTCGACGAAGAGCACGCGCGCCTGCGCGCCCTGATGGTCAAGCTCGGAATGCTGTGA
- a CDS encoding response regulator, which translates to MTALHARLLLVEDDDSMRRALQLALERRGFEVTCCSNGLDALRALKHTPPDLALLDLTIPGIDGLAVLQKARTQGVSTPILVLTARGAVGDRIQGLNAGADDYLAKPFDLDELEARIRALLRRAKGDGEVTHQCGRLRLERDSGAFYLGDEVLELTPREHALLKALIARPGHAVAKERLFRLVFPMEANVQFEAIEVVAYRLRKKLAGSGVSLVTLRGLGYLLRAETGEQP; encoded by the coding sequence ATGACCGCCTTGCACGCCCGACTGCTGCTCGTGGAAGACGACGACTCCATGCGCCGAGCGCTGCAACTGGCCCTGGAGCGCCGGGGCTTCGAAGTCACGTGTTGCAGCAACGGCCTCGACGCGCTACGCGCGCTCAAGCACACCCCGCCCGATCTGGCGCTGCTCGACCTCACCATTCCCGGCATCGACGGCCTGGCGGTCCTGCAGAAGGCCCGCACGCAGGGGGTGTCCACGCCCATCCTGGTGCTCACCGCACGCGGTGCGGTCGGCGACCGCATCCAGGGGTTGAACGCCGGAGCCGATGATTACCTGGCCAAGCCCTTCGACCTCGACGAACTCGAGGCGCGCATCCGCGCCCTCCTTCGGCGCGCCAAAGGGGACGGCGAGGTCACACACCAGTGCGGCAGGCTGCGCTTGGAGCGCGACTCGGGCGCGTTCTATCTCGGCGACGAGGTGCTGGAACTCACCCCCCGCGAACATGCCCTGCTCAAGGCCCTCATCGCGCGGCCGGGCCACGCGGTGGCGAAGGAGCGGCTCTTCCGTCTGGTGTTCCCGATGGAGGCCAACGTCCAGTTCGAGGCCATCGAGGTGGTCGCCTACCGGCTGCGCAAAAAGCTGGCCGGCTCGGGCGTGTCGCTGGTGACCTTGCGCGGCCTGGGCTACCTCTTGCGGGCCGAAACAGGCGAGCAGCCGTGA
- a CDS encoding sensor histidine kinase, producing the protein MSPAVVRAHSLRRYLLAWIIAPIALFVVVDTVSLYRSALKSIHLAYDRSLLASARSIGELLQVRQGRLQADVPYAALEIFEASTASRMYYRIDGFGGEFVSGYEDLPPYRGRIPQLPVYAALVDFYDAEFRGERVRMAALYQPVASAEARGVARVQVAETLEVRERLAREILVDTLVRQALLLLVVTLVTWTVVTRALRPLESLRGALLERGPHGLEPVAVPGLPQELQPLVQALNELMRRVRRSVEHQRRFVRDASHQLRTPLAVLKTQVQNALRGSPSAREPLVEMERTVDRAVALANQMLALAKVEQVQGEGPMEHLDLAESVREVALELAPLIAEKNLDFELDARRATVLAHPWMLRELARNLLHNAVRESPMGGSLRVIVEPAEEGPRFIVRDSGPGISAAVRAHLFEPFHTTHPNTGSGLGLTICKEICASLGAELRLADRMEDGRVAGVEAAVRFPPPAQGPGAATGAGEHPDGRS; encoded by the coding sequence GTGAGCCCCGCCGTGGTCCGGGCGCATTCGCTGCGCCGCTACCTGCTCGCATGGATCATCGCGCCGATCGCCCTCTTCGTCGTGGTCGACACGGTGAGCTTGTACCGCAGCGCGTTGAAGTCCATCCACCTCGCTTACGACCGCTCGCTGCTCGCTTCCGCGCGCTCCATCGGGGAACTGCTGCAAGTGCGCCAAGGTCGCCTGCAGGCGGATGTCCCCTACGCGGCGCTCGAGATCTTCGAGGCCTCGACCGCCTCGCGGATGTACTACCGCATCGACGGCTTCGGCGGCGAGTTCGTCTCGGGCTACGAGGACCTGCCCCCTTACCGCGGCCGGATCCCCCAGCTCCCGGTCTACGCCGCTCTGGTGGACTTCTACGACGCGGAGTTCCGCGGTGAGCGGGTTCGGATGGCCGCGCTGTACCAGCCGGTCGCCAGCGCCGAAGCCCGGGGTGTGGCGCGCGTCCAGGTGGCGGAAACGCTGGAGGTGCGCGAGCGTCTCGCGCGCGAGATCCTCGTCGACACGCTCGTGCGCCAGGCCCTGCTCCTTCTGGTGGTGACGCTGGTCACCTGGACGGTCGTCACGCGAGCGTTGCGGCCCCTCGAGTCTCTGCGGGGCGCCCTGCTCGAACGCGGCCCGCACGGGCTGGAACCGGTGGCCGTGCCCGGTCTGCCCCAGGAGTTGCAGCCCCTGGTGCAGGCGCTCAATGAGCTGATGCGGCGGGTGCGCCGCTCGGTCGAGCATCAGCGGCGCTTCGTGCGCGACGCGTCCCATCAACTGCGCACGCCTCTGGCCGTGCTGAAGACGCAGGTGCAAAACGCCTTGCGCGGATCGCCAAGCGCGAGGGAGCCCCTGGTCGAGATGGAGCGGACCGTCGATCGGGCCGTGGCCCTGGCCAACCAGATGCTCGCGCTGGCCAAGGTGGAACAGGTGCAAGGCGAGGGGCCCATGGAGCACCTGGACTTGGCCGAGAGCGTGCGCGAGGTGGCCCTGGAACTCGCGCCGCTGATCGCCGAGAAGAACCTCGATTTCGAACTCGACGCGCGCCGCGCGACGGTGCTGGCCCACCCCTGGATGCTGCGCGAACTGGCCCGCAACCTTCTCCACAATGCAGTCCGGGAAAGCCCCATGGGCGGCTCGCTGCGAGTGATCGTGGAGCCGGCCGAGGAAGGGCCGCGGTTCATCGTGCGCGACAGCGGCCCCGGCATCTCTGCGGCCGTTCGCGCCCACCTGTTCGAGCCGTTTCACACCACTCACCCCAACACGGGCAGCGGCCTCGGGCTCACCATTTGCAAGGAAATCTGCGCCTCGCTGGGGGCCGAACTCCGGCTGGCCGATCGCATGGAAGACGGGCGCGTGGCCGGGGTCGAAGCGGCGGTGCGCTTCCCGCCGCCGGCGCAGGGCCCCGGGGCGGCCACGGGGGCGGGCGAGCACCCCGACGGCCGGTCGTGA
- a CDS encoding RNA-binding S4 domain-containing protein: MDSVRLDKWLWAARFYKTRTLATDEIDKGRVKVNDQAAKPSREVRAGDRVELRQGAVVRTVVVKGLSQVRGPAPVAQQLYEETAESLRAREEHARQRRYWADPSVAIEHGRPTKRDRRQLAEWQRWSASLEDD, from the coding sequence ATGGACAGTGTTCGACTCGACAAATGGCTGTGGGCCGCCCGGTTCTACAAGACCCGCACCCTTGCCACGGACGAAATCGACAAGGGCCGCGTGAAAGTCAACGACCAGGCGGCCAAGCCCTCGCGCGAAGTGCGCGCGGGCGATCGGGTGGAACTGCGCCAAGGGGCTGTCGTGCGTACGGTCGTCGTGAAGGGCCTGTCGCAGGTGCGCGGCCCCGCCCCCGTCGCCCAGCAACTCTACGAGGAAACGGCCGAGAGCCTGCGCGCCCGGGAAGAACACGCCCGGCAACGGCGCTACTGGGCCGATCCCTCCGTCGCGATCGAGCACGGCCGTCCCACCAAGCGGGACCGCCGTCAGCTGGCCGAGTGGCAGCGCTGGAGCGCGAGCCTGGAGGACGACTAA